The genomic segment GCCACCGGGTCGACGAGCCGCTGCCACGCCGGCAGGGTCCCCTCGACCCACTCCGCCCTGCTCCAGGCCCGGGCCCGGCTCGTGCCCGCCGGCAGGGTCGTCGCCTCGTCGAGCCAGACCTCGGCGATGCGCACGGCCTCGGCGACCGCCGCGTGGTCCGCGCCGCCGACCGACCGGTCGCCCTGCGCGCCGGCCTGGCGGGCGACCTGGCGGGCGAGGTCCCAGTTCACGGGCCCGCCCGTCCAGGACATGACCTCGCCGAGCCTCTGGAACACCGCGCCGAGCGCCGCCGGGTCGAACGCCCCGCCGGCGCCGCCGCCGAGCAGGGCCGAGAACGGGTCCTGCGGCCCGCCGGACCCGGACCCGGAGCCGGACCCGGAGCCGGACCCGGAGCCGGACCCGGAGCCGGACCCGAACCCCGGCGGCCGGCGCTGCGACGGGTCGCGCTGCTCGTCGTCGTCGTCACCGCCGGACGGCAGGCCGAAGCCGAAGGGGACGTCGTTCACGGTGGCACCTCGATCGGGTGGCGCTGGCTGGGTCAGGATGTGCGGGACGTGCGGGCCGTGCCGGGCGCGGGCGGGGCGGTGCCCCGCTCGCCCTGCGTCCGTCCCACCGTAACGAGCCGGGCCCGGCACGGGTGCCCGGGGAGCGGGCGGCCCGTCGGGGTTCGCCCAGGGCAGAGGGGAGCGCCGTGAGCGGCGGCGGGGACGGCGGCGGGGACGGCGGCGGGCGCACGGGGGAGCGGGGCCCGGTGCGCCTGCTGGGCGTGCGCGCCACCCCGATCGGGGTCGACGAGGTGCTCGCGGCGGTGCGCGACCCCGCGGCGGGCGGTACGGCGGTGTTCGTCGGCACGGTCCGCCGCGAGGACGGCGGCAAGGAGGTCGACGAGCTCGGCTACAGCGCGCACCCCCGGGTGGAGGAGGTCCTGGCGCAGGTCGCGCAGCGCGTGGCGCAGCGGCACCCGGTGGTGGCCCTCGCGGCCCTGCACCGCACCGGCGACCTCGCGGTCGGCGACGTCGCCGTGGTCGTCGCCGCGGCCGCCGGGCACCGGGGGGAGGCCTTCGACGCCTGCCGCGAGCTCGTCGAGGACCTCAAGCACCAGGTGCCGCTGTGGAAGCACCAGCGCTTCGCCGACGGCAGCGACGAGTGGGTGGGCTCCGCCTGAGCCGCCTACGCTGGAGGTCCAGCGCGCGCCGTGACGCGCCCGAGGCGGAAGGTGGCGAGCGCGCGCCGATGGTCAGCGGTCCCGCGGTCGAGCAGGCCCGCGACGAGCAGGACGGGCCCCCGCCCCGCCCTGCGGCGTCGCGCCCGGTCGTCCTGGCGGCCTCGGCCCTGGTCGCCGTCGCCCTCGCGGCGGTCGCCGCGCTCCTGCCGGTGCCGTACGTCCTGCTGTCCCCCGGCCCGACCGCCAACACCATCGGCGAGGTCGACGGGACCCAGCTCATCACCGTACGGGGGCGGGAGACGTACCCGACCGCGGGCCACCTGGACCTCACCACCGTGTCGGTGAGCGGCGGGCCCGGGCGGCGGGTCGACCTCGTGCAGGCCCTGCGCGGCTGGCTCGACCCCGCGGTGGCGGTGGTCCCCGAGGAGCAGGTCTACCCGGAGGGGACCACCGAGGAGCAGGTGCAGCAGACGAACGCCCGCGACATGACCTCGTCGCAGGACGACGCGACCGCCGCCGCGCTGCGCCAGCTCGGCGTGCCGGTCGACGAGCGGGCGACCGTCGCGGCGGTCGCGCCGGGGTCGGCGGCCGACGGGGTGCTGCGCGTCGGCGACGTCATCACGGCGGTCGACGGCCGGGCGGTCGCCGGCAGCGCCCGGGCTGCGGAGCGGGTCGGCGACCGGAGCCCGGGGGACCTCGTCGAGCTCACGGTGCTGCGCGACGGCGAGGAGTCGGTCCAGCGGGTCGTCACCCGGCCCGCCGAGGACGACCCCGAGCGCGCGGTCGTCGGGGTGCAGCTCGGCACGACGTTCGACGCGCCCTTCGAGGTCGAGTTCGGCCTCGAGGACGTCGGCGGCCCGAGCGCCGGGATGATGTTCGCGCTCGGCATCATCGACGAGCTCACCCCCGGCGAGCTCAACGGCGGGCAGTACGTCGCGGGCACCGGCGAGATCACCCCCGACGGGCAGGTGCGCCCCATCGGCGGCATCCAGCAGAAGCTCGTCGCCGCGCGCGACCTCGGCGCGGACCTGTTCCTCGCGCCCTCCGGCAACTGCCGGGAGGTCGCGGCCGCCACCCCCGAGGGGCTGCGGGTGACCCCGGTCGACTCGCTGGGCCAGGCGCTCTCGGCGCTGCGGGCGCTGCGGGAGGACCGCGCGGACGCGCTGCCCACCTGCGGCTGAGCCGCCCCTAGTCCTCGAGCGTGGCCGCCAGCGCGCGGGCCAGCCCGGGCACGAGGTCGGCGCCGGAGCGCACGTCCTGGTCGCGGTCCGCCGAGCGCAGCCGCACCGCGCACTCCCGGCTGCCGTCGCGCAGGACGCCCACGGCGAGGCGCACCTCCTGGCGGCCCGGGTGGCCGGCGGCGAAGGCGGCCGCGGCCGCGGGGTCGTCGGGCAGGGCGCCCTCGGCGTCGGGCGGCAGCACGAGCCGCTCGACGGCGACGGCGGTGCCGGCCACCTCCGGCGGCCACACGATGCCCGCGAGCAGCTCCTCGAGGCCGTCGTGCGCGGGCACCTCCTGCTCCACCGGCGTCAGGTGCCCCGGGTCCAGCAGCAGCGCGTCCCCGCCGAGCTGGTCGGCGAGGTCGGGCTGCGCGGCGAGCAGCTCGGCGGTGGGCACGAGCGCGAAGAGGCGCACCGGCTGGTCCCAGCCGCCGGCGGCGACGTGCTGCTCGAGCTCGACGACGGCGCGGGTGAGCCGCGGCGGGGCGGCGGCGGCCCGGGGGCGGCGGGGGTCGGCGGGCTGGGGGGACT from the Vallicoccus soli genome contains:
- a CDS encoding molybdenum cofactor biosynthesis protein MoaE, which translates into the protein MSGGGDGGGDGGGRTGERGPVRLLGVRATPIGVDEVLAAVRDPAAGGTAVFVGTVRREDGGKEVDELGYSAHPRVEEVLAQVAQRVAQRHPVVALAALHRTGDLAVGDVAVVVAAAAGHRGEAFDACRELVEDLKHQVPLWKHQRFADGSDEWVGSA
- a CDS encoding YlbL family protein, which produces MVSGPAVEQARDEQDGPPPRPAASRPVVLAASALVAVALAAVAALLPVPYVLLSPGPTANTIGEVDGTQLITVRGRETYPTAGHLDLTTVSVSGGPGRRVDLVQALRGWLDPAVAVVPEEQVYPEGTTEEQVQQTNARDMTSSQDDATAAALRQLGVPVDERATVAAVAPGSAADGVLRVGDVITAVDGRAVAGSARAAERVGDRSPGDLVELTVLRDGEESVQRVVTRPAEDDPERAVVGVQLGTTFDAPFEVEFGLEDVGGPSAGMMFALGIIDELTPGELNGGQYVAGTGEITPDGQVRPIGGIQQKLVAARDLGADLFLAPSGNCREVAAATPEGLRVTPVDSLGQALSALRALREDRADALPTCG
- a CDS encoding PPA1309 family protein, whose product is MADQSPQPADPRRPRAAAAPPRLTRAVVELEQHVAAGGWDQPVRLFALVPTAELLAAQPDLADQLGGDALLLDPGHLTPVEQEVPAHDGLEELLAGIVWPPEVAGTAVAVERLVLPPDAEGALPDDPAAAAAFAAGHPGRQEVRLAVGVLRDGSRECAVRLRSADRDQDVRSGADLVPGLARALAATLED